The region GCCAGATGCGCTGGGCGCGATAAGCCTGGATCATGGGATCAGCGTCTACGATGTGTCCTATGCGGCAAGCTTCGTGGTGATGGTCGGGGTGCTGACCTACACCATGGTCGCCATCGCCGAGGAACCGCGCCCGCTGAACCCCAAGGCAATCGGGCAAGGGTTCGCAAGGGTCCCGTCGGTGATTGCCGAGGCTGGTGTTCTGGCGTTGAGACATCCGACGCTTTCCCTGCTTCTCGCGGCTCTGGCGCTGTTCCTGATGGCGACCAATCCGGTTGAGGTGATCTGGCCGACCTATGCCAAGCCCATGCTGGACGAGGATTATGCCAACACCGCCATTGGCGCTTTGACGGCGGGATATTTCTTCGCCATCGCTTTCGGTGCGTGGTTGTCGCCCCATATCAGCCGGATCTTCAGGCGTCGCCACGCCGTCTCGCTTGCGGCGATCTTTGCCTGTCTCGCGCTCGTTCAACTGGCCTTGGCCATGGTGGGCGGCATCGTCGGGTTTGTCGGCGTCTTTGTGCTCTATTCCGTCATTCTCGGCGCAAGCGAGACGCCTGCGAGCAGCATCCTGCACCGCTGCGTGGAGGATCGGCAAAGGTCCACCATGTTGTCCCTTCGATCCCTCATCCAGCAATTCGGCGCCGCGATAGGGCTGGTCATGGCCGGGGCCCTGGCCGAGATCTATTCGACGCCCATTGCCTGGAGTGTCGGCGCCGTCTTTCTGCTGATGGCAATGATCCTGAGTCTGGTGTTGGCCAAACGACTGGCCGCCGGAGCCGTGTAGCGTTTGCCCGGAGCACCGGGCAAACGGTCTTTGCGTGATGCGCTTCAGGCCGCGAGCACCTGTTCCGGCGTCACCGCCTCGAGTTGCAGCGCCTCGCCCACGGGCAGCGAGGTCAGCCGGCCCTGATGGGTCGAGAGGCCAGCGCGCAGGTGCGGATCGTCCAGCACGGCCTGCCGCCAGCCCTTGTCGGCCAAGGCCAGGAGGAAGGGCATGGTGGCATTGCCAAGCGCGATGGTCGAGGTGCGCGCCACCGCGCCGGGCATGTTCGCCACGCAGTAATGCAGGATGCCGTCGACCTCGTAGATCGGGTCCTGATGGGTGGTGGCGTGGCTGGTCTCGAAACAACCGCCCTGATCGATGGCGACATCGACCAGCACCGAACCGGGCTTCATGGTCGAAAGCTGCGCCCGCGA is a window of Paracoccus zhejiangensis DNA encoding:
- a CDS encoding MFS transporter gives rise to the protein MSIEIEFAFNALTETARRHIRVFQFQQFLDRFAMGLTVAVVALALTDRGMDLFQISLLFGVYSITTMAMELPFGGLADNIGRKPVFLAAVVASLISVALFLSSSDFAVLALSFAFIGFGRALRSGTLDAWFVETFKAAAPGVDVQPALAKAQWANAMGLAVGAVLGGLLPDALGAISLDHGISVYDVSYAASFVVMVGVLTYTMVAIAEEPRPLNPKAIGQGFARVPSVIAEAGVLALRHPTLSLLLAALALFLMATNPVEVIWPTYAKPMLDEDYANTAIGALTAGYFFAIAFGAWLSPHISRIFRRRHAVSLAAIFACLALVQLALAMVGGIVGFVGVFVLYSVILGASETPASSILHRCVEDRQRSTMLSLRSLIQQFGAAIGLVMAGALAEIYSTPIAWSVGAVFLLMAMILSLVLAKRLAAGAV